The following proteins are co-located in the Pyricularia oryzae 70-15 chromosome 1, whole genome shotgun sequence genome:
- a CDS encoding interferon-induced GTP-binding protein Mx2, producing the protein MRSEEPSAPSSVVRGLNSSRSTERINQIDQVRAYGIGDVVSLPQLVVCGDQSAGKSSVLESVTGIPFPRKNGLCTRFPTEIILRHNSTATRIMATIHPHDSRLKEKRDALLQYRRVLADMSELPDVIEQVSALMEIRGYADHSLGNAFASDILRIEFTGQTNLNLTIVDLPGLISVANEEQTEEDIQLVKDMVKGYVQSSRTIVLAVVQATNDIANQVIIQLARQYDPEGQRTVGIITKADLINEGSEASLAQLANNQANIKLNLGFFLLKNPKPSEIEEGIKPEQRSQRELRFFSEPVWKQHLDMSRVGAENLKLFLQDLLDAHIEKEMPQVVEDIRKVLRTTEESLTRLGQARPTVGHIRIFLTQVSTSFAQLVQAALDGNYHGPYYDFFDQVEDSRLRAVVHKINGQFATDIRTHGKKRVLRPADSEINWTLDENSIKENDEKELFVTQKEMKNWVKKVYLRTRGRELPGNYNHVLLAELFLEQSSRWLPIATAHVESIIAIVTGWLQHATRVVLPEDKLRGDVLSICSQWIEDAGNDALMELDKLRKDEQRQPITYNHYYTDNIQKSRHGFLREAVEGAIKETASSDYHGKLHVSNIPMDIEKFLEAMKRKVNVDMDDQACAEALAGLEAYYKVAMKTFVDNVCRQVVERHIIAPLPKIFSPVTVSRFTDDELLQIGAESEKQNRKREELRSRANKLRSSLENLQRR; encoded by the exons ATGCGTAGTGAAGAGCCTAGCGCACCGTCCTCCGTTGTGCGTGGCCTGAACTCGTCCAGGTCGACGGAGCGCATCAACCAGATCGATCAAGTAAGAGCCTATGGGATTGGAGATGTTGTCTCTCTACCCCAGCTGGTGGTCTGCGGCGACCAGTCGGCCGGCAAGAGCTCGGTCTTAGAGAGCGTCACTGGCATCCCGTTCCCCAGAAAGAATGGACTTTGTACAAGGTTCCCCACTGAAATCATCCTTCGGCACAACTCCACGGCTACGCGTATTATGGCCACTATTCACCCTCACGACTCCAGACTGAAGGAAAAGAGAGATGCCCTTCTACAATACCGCCGCGTGCTAGCAGACATGTCGGAACTCCCTGATGTTATTGAGCAGGTGTCCGCATTGATGGAGATCCGTGGGTATGCGGACCATAGTCTCGGGAACGCGTTTGCGTCTGATATCTTGCGGATTGAATTCACGGGCCAGACAAATCTCAATCTGACTATCGTTGATCTGCCTGGACTCATCTCTGTGGCCAACGAAGAGCAAACAGAAGAAGACATCCAGCTCGTCAAAGACATGGTTAAAGGCTATGTTCAAAGTTCTCGCACGATTGTGCTAGCAGTGGTGCAGGCCACCAACGACATCGCCAACCAAGTCATCATCCAGCTTGCGCGACAGTACGACCCGGAAGGTCAGAGGACGGTGGGGATTATCACCAAGGCGGACTTGATTAACGAGGGAAGCGAGGCTAGCTTGGCACAGCTTGCGAACAACCAGGCCAACATTAAGCTGAACCttggcttttttcttttgaaaAACCCGAAGCCATCCGAGATTGAAGAGGGTATCAAACCTGAGCAGCGGTCGCAGAGGGAGCTGAGATTTTTCTCGGAGCCCGTTTGGAAGCAGCATCTCGATATGAGTCGTGTAGGGGCCGAGAATCTGAAGCTGTTTCTGCAGGACCTCCTGGACGCCCACATCGAGAAGGAAATGCCCCAGGTGGTTGAAGATATTCGGAAGGTCCTGCGCACCACAGAGgagagcttgacgcgacttGGCCAAGCCCGTCCCACTGTCGGGCACATCCGCATTTTTCTGACGCAAGTTAGCACCAGCTTTGCCCAGCTGGTCCAAGCTGCCTTGGATGGCAACTATCATGGGCCGTACTACGATTTTTTCGATCAGGTTGAAGATTCGCGGTTGCGCGCCGTGGTCCACAAGATCAATGGCCAATTCGCTACCGACATCCGTACCCAtggcaaaaaaagggttttgaGGCCGGCAGATTCAGAGATCAACTGGACTCTGGATGAAAATTCAATTAAGGAAAACGACGAGAAGGAGCTTTTCGTGACCCAAAAGGAAATGAAAAACTGGGTCAAAAAG GTGTATTTGCGCACACGGGGTCGTGAGCTTCCAGGAAACTACAATCATGTCCTGCTGGCCGAGTTGTTCCTGGAACAATCCTCTCGTTGGCTCCCTATTGCCACAGCCCACGTGGAAAGCATTATCGCGATCGTTACAGGGTGGCTGCAGCACGCCACTCGAGTGGTTCTGCCCGAGGATAAACTTCGTGGTGATGTGCTTTCCATTTGCTCTCAGTGGATTGAGGACGCCGGCAATGACGCTTTGATGGAGCTTGACAAACTTAGAAAAGACGAGCAGCGCCAGCCGATTACGTACAACCATTATTACACTGATAACATTCAAAAGTCCCGTCATGGTTTTTTGCGTGAGGCCGTGGAAGGTGCTATCAAAGAGACAGCAAGCTCGGATTACCATGGCAAACTCCACGTTAGCAACATCCCCATGGATATTGAAAAGTTCCTTGAGGCAATGAAGCGCAAAGTCAACGTCGACATGGACGACCAGGCATGTGCTGAGGCCCTGGCGGGGTTGGAAGCTTATTACAAG GTCGCCATGAAGACTTTCGTGGATAATGTCTGTCGGCAGGTTGTCGAACGTCACATTATTGCGCCCCTTCCCAAGATCTTCAGTCCAGTGACTGTTTCCCGATTCACGGACGACGAGCTTCTTCAAATCGGAGCCGAGTcagaaaaacaaaaccgCAAGCGGGAAGAGCTTAGGAGCAGGGCAAATAAATTGAGGAGCAGCCTTGAAAACCTCCAGCGACGCTGA